One segment of Candidatus Nitrospira nitrosa DNA contains the following:
- a CDS encoding efflux RND transporter periplasmic adaptor subunit has translation MTTDSQKPTRHLPVDEIIPHPEASIPERRHSNPSAVQESVTAIVPFPVRPSRFRLPWLIGIMFIVFMGGGGIWYWWASGTPPIHYKTVLVDRGPITAIVTATGTINPVLSVQVGSQISGKVAQLFADFNSKVVKGQVLAQIDQKPFKARLSQARAAVKSAKGNLSKSKVLTTQRKQEFDRMAALRPQTFVS, from the coding sequence ATGACCACTGATTCACAAAAACCCACTCGCCATCTCCCTGTGGATGAAATCATTCCCCACCCTGAGGCCTCGATACCAGAGCGGCGACATTCCAACCCGTCAGCGGTACAGGAATCGGTAACTGCTATTGTTCCATTTCCTGTTCGACCGAGTCGATTCCGTCTACCGTGGCTGATCGGCATCATGTTTATCGTGTTCATGGGGGGAGGAGGAATATGGTACTGGTGGGCCTCCGGCACCCCTCCTATTCACTACAAGACAGTTCTGGTCGATCGAGGGCCAATCACAGCAATCGTGACCGCGACCGGCACAATCAATCCGGTCCTCTCTGTTCAGGTGGGCAGCCAAATTTCCGGTAAAGTTGCGCAACTGTTCGCTGACTTCAACTCCAAGGTTGTGAAGGGACAGGTCCTGGCGCAGATCGATCAAAAGCCCTTCAAGGCCCGCTTGAGCCAAGCACGTGCCGCCGTGAAAAGCGCTAAGGGGAACCTCAGCAAGTCCAAAGTCCTAACCACACAACGTAAGCAAGAGTTCGATCGCATGGCTGCGCTGCGACCACAGACCTTCGTCTCATAG
- a CDS encoding ABC transporter permease, translated as MHLDLAQAALASAELDLGYTTIYSPVNGIVVSRNGDVGQTLAAAFQTPILFLNILMVSVTERTREISLRMAVGATRTHILLQFLMEALIMTAIGWTLGVGIGIWIPRLLTTMIGWPTIINIQAVLTAFLFSLVVGLGFGLYPANNASKLNPIETLRYE; from the coding sequence ATGCACCTGGATCTGGCCCAGGCAGCACTGGCATCAGCAGAATTGGATTTGGGCTACACTACGATCTACTCACCAGTGAACGGCATCGTAGTTTCCCGAAATGGCGATGTCGGCCAAACCTTGGCCGCGGCTTTCCAGACACCGATTCTCTTTCTGAACATTCTCATGGTTTCCGTCACGGAACGGACGCGAGAGATCAGCTTGCGGATGGCGGTGGGCGCAACGCGCACACACATCCTGCTGCAATTCCTCATGGAAGCCCTCATCATGACCGCCATTGGATGGACACTTGGTGTTGGGATAGGAATCTGGATCCCCCGGCTGCTCACGACCATGATCGGGTGGCCGACCATCATCAACATCCAAGCTGTGCTCACCGCGTTTCTCTTCTCGCTCGTCGTCGGATTGGGTTTTGGCCTCTATCCGGCGAATAACGCATCCAAGCTAAACCCAATTGAAACGCTGCGCTATGAATAA
- the mgtA gene encoding magnesium-translocating P-type ATPase: MNNRETTFWSIPPGELLTLLRSRPEGLRTDETHERQAQYASARLKPHRNRRALFALLSQFRSPIIVILLCAAIVSLFLADRTDALIILAIILISALLGFWQEHGAAKAVATLLSLVRVKTAVWRDGQLIEVPSEEIVPGDVINLSAGSSIPGDGLVIESKDLFVDEALLTGETYPAEKSVSIVSTAAVLSQRTNTIFMGTHVVSGHAKAVIVHVGKETEFGRIASHVMLRPAETEFERGIRRFGYLLLEVTLLLVFAIFAINVYLHRPVLDSFLFSMALAVGLTPQLLPAIISVNLAHGAKRMAQQKVIVKRLASIENFGSMNVLCSDKTGTLTEGTMRFHAALSLDGAASERVLFYGALNATYETGFINPLDEAIRTQCVRDLSEYRKLDEVPYDFLRKRLSILVATPTTHLLITKGAVEPMLTICTRTELPDGSTVPMEFCLAKIRQQFQDMNRQGLRTLGLAIRDMGETPHIGKEQEVEMTFLGLLVFVDPVKPDMAQTIAALRQLGVSLKIITGDHHLVATHVSEQVGMDHQRLLTGSELRLMTDEALSQRVKDIDVFAEVEPNQKDRIILALKQSGNVVGYIGDGINDAPALHSADVGISVESAVDVAKDAADIVLLDKNLSVLIQGVREGRTTFSNTLKYVFMATSANFGNMFSMAGASLFLSFLPLLPKQILLANLLTDIPEMTIATDTVDPELIAEPQRWDIVFIRRFMLTFGLVSSVFDYLTFGALLWILDASPEEFRTGWFIESIISASAIVLVIRTRRAFFSSTPGRTLTLATLAVAAVTLLLPLLPIAVSLGLTPMPLSFLVLLGTILTGYVVTAEIIKRRFYAAHELPGKRRSGIGRV; this comes from the coding sequence ATGAATAATCGGGAGACAACTTTCTGGAGTATACCGCCGGGTGAACTCCTCACTCTCCTTCGATCAAGACCTGAGGGCCTTCGTACCGACGAGACCCACGAGCGTCAAGCCCAATACGCCTCTGCCCGGCTCAAGCCACACCGAAACAGGCGCGCCCTGTTCGCTTTGCTCTCGCAATTTCGTAGTCCGATTATCGTGATCCTACTGTGTGCGGCAATTGTGTCTTTGTTCCTCGCGGATCGAACCGATGCGCTCATCATCCTGGCCATCATTCTCATCAGCGCGTTGCTGGGGTTTTGGCAGGAGCACGGTGCTGCAAAGGCGGTCGCCACATTGCTCTCACTCGTCCGGGTGAAGACCGCGGTCTGGCGAGATGGGCAACTCATCGAAGTGCCGAGTGAAGAGATTGTCCCGGGCGATGTCATTAATCTCTCAGCCGGGTCCAGTATTCCCGGCGACGGGCTCGTGATTGAATCAAAAGACCTGTTCGTCGATGAAGCCTTATTGACCGGCGAAACCTATCCTGCCGAGAAGTCTGTCTCGATCGTTTCTACCGCAGCCGTATTGAGCCAACGAACAAACACGATTTTCATGGGCACGCACGTGGTCAGCGGACATGCCAAGGCTGTGATCGTGCACGTCGGGAAGGAAACAGAGTTTGGCCGCATCGCTTCTCACGTGATGCTTCGCCCTGCGGAGACAGAATTTGAACGTGGTATCAGGCGGTTCGGATATTTATTGCTTGAAGTGACGCTTCTCCTCGTATTCGCCATCTTCGCCATCAACGTCTATCTCCATCGGCCGGTACTCGATTCGTTTCTATTTTCCATGGCTCTCGCCGTCGGTCTCACCCCCCAACTCCTTCCGGCCATCATCAGCGTGAATCTGGCTCATGGCGCCAAACGCATGGCCCAACAGAAAGTGATCGTCAAACGCCTCGCGTCCATCGAAAATTTCGGAAGTATGAACGTCCTCTGCTCGGACAAGACCGGCACGCTCACCGAGGGCACCATGCGCTTTCATGCAGCCCTGAGCCTCGACGGCGCTGCCAGTGAGCGTGTGCTGTTTTATGGAGCCCTCAATGCCACATACGAAACCGGCTTCATCAACCCTCTTGATGAAGCGATCCGGACGCAGTGCGTCCGCGACCTGTCCGAATACCGAAAGCTGGACGAAGTTCCCTATGACTTTCTCCGAAAGCGCCTTTCGATTCTTGTGGCCACCCCCACCACACACCTGCTGATTACCAAAGGGGCCGTGGAGCCCATGCTGACCATATGCACTCGCACGGAACTGCCGGATGGATCGACGGTCCCCATGGAGTTTTGCCTCGCGAAAATCCGTCAGCAATTTCAGGATATGAACCGCCAAGGTCTCCGTACATTAGGGTTGGCGATTCGTGATATGGGCGAGACCCCTCACATTGGCAAGGAGCAGGAAGTCGAGATGACGTTTCTTGGGCTCTTGGTCTTTGTCGATCCGGTGAAACCCGACATGGCTCAGACCATCGCGGCCTTACGGCAACTGGGCGTATCGCTCAAGATTATCACCGGCGATCACCATCTCGTGGCCACCCATGTCAGCGAACAGGTGGGCATGGACCACCAGCGCCTCTTGACCGGGTCGGAGCTTCGCCTGATGACCGATGAAGCGCTGAGTCAGCGGGTGAAGGACATTGATGTGTTTGCGGAAGTGGAACCGAATCAGAAGGATCGCATCATTCTGGCCTTGAAGCAATCCGGCAACGTGGTCGGCTATATCGGCGACGGGATCAACGATGCCCCCGCGCTCCATTCGGCAGACGTGGGCATCTCCGTGGAAAGCGCCGTGGATGTGGCAAAAGACGCGGCAGACATTGTGCTCCTCGACAAGAATCTTTCGGTTCTGATCCAGGGCGTCCGTGAAGGGCGCACAACGTTTTCGAACACGTTGAAATACGTCTTCATGGCGACCAGCGCCAATTTCGGCAATATGTTCAGCATGGCCGGCGCCTCGCTGTTTCTGTCGTTTCTCCCGTTGCTGCCGAAGCAAATTCTTCTCGCGAACCTGCTCACCGATATTCCGGAGATGACGATCGCGACCGATACGGTTGACCCTGAACTGATCGCCGAACCACAGCGCTGGGATATCGTCTTCATCCGCAGGTTCATGTTGACATTCGGACTCGTCAGTTCGGTGTTTGACTACCTGACCTTCGGCGCACTGTTATGGATTCTTGACGCCTCACCGGAGGAGTTCCGGACAGGATGGTTCATCGAATCCATCATCTCCGCCTCGGCTATTGTGCTGGTTATTCGCACCAGACGGGCATTCTTCTCCAGTACACCAGGACGCACCCTCACACTCGCCACCCTCGCCGTGGCTGCCGTCACATTGCTACTCCCCCTGCTCCCGATTGCTGTATCGCTCGGACTGACGCCGATGCCGCTGTCATTTCTCGTACTGTTAGGAACAATCCTGACCGGCTACGTCGTAACCGCCGAGATTATAAAGCGCCGCTTTTACGCCGCGCACGAGCTTCCAGGCAAGAGAAGAAGCGGCATAGGCAGGGTCTGA
- a CDS encoding amylo-alpha-1,6-glucosidase produces the protein MNDIIRWNEQYYILASSSLADGRTEVLKHGETFAVFDRYGDMHQVLPGPQGLYHEGTRFLSQSELLVQGQRPMLLSATVKEDNALFTVDLTNPDLMRNGQKVVQRGTVHLCRTRFLWQGTWYERFRVQNYGSQSIPLSITIALDADFADLFEARGRKRERRGVRLKTVRSKNGLVFGYKGLDGIVRRTSIQCTPTPKRVTSNGFIIESSLRPHADLTWEIAISCEIGRPQNRKGLTYERAYHHANRALTDAISNNAHVYTANEQFNHWLNRSLADLHMLISETPEGLYPYAGVPWFSVPFGRDGIITALQMLWMNPLLARGVLGFLASTQATEVWPERDAEVGKILHETRQGEMATLGEIPFGKYYGSVDATPLFIVLAGAYYERTGDRPFLEKLWPHIQLALQWIDRDGDPGGVGFTTYARQSANGLVHQGWKDSHDAVFHADGTAAEGPIALCEVQAYVYRAKQAAAGLARAFGKQDQAERLLKEAASLQERFERAFWSEKLGSYALALDGRGRPCLVRSSNAGHCLYGGIAGRKRALRTARTLLTDEMFSGWGIRTLATSETQYNPMSYHNGSVWPHDNALIAAGMAAYGYREGATKILTGLFDASLFLDIHRMPELFCGFPRRPGESPTRYPVACSPQAWAAGAGFQALQACLGLQIDGTRGLVQFVCPTLPPFLERVELRNLTVGAARLDLVLDRHENEVALRVVRRTGEVEVLLTV, from the coding sequence ATGAACGATATCATCCGATGGAACGAACAATATTATATCCTTGCGTCATCGTCTCTGGCCGATGGCCGAACCGAGGTCCTGAAACATGGAGAGACGTTTGCCGTATTTGATCGATACGGTGATATGCATCAGGTGCTTCCTGGTCCACAGGGTCTGTATCATGAAGGGACGCGGTTTCTCTCGCAGTCCGAACTGTTGGTGCAAGGTCAGCGTCCGATGCTTCTCAGCGCCACCGTGAAGGAGGACAATGCCCTCTTCACGGTTGATCTTACCAATCCGGATTTGATGCGCAATGGGCAGAAAGTCGTCCAACGTGGGACCGTCCATCTGTGTCGCACCAGGTTTCTCTGGCAAGGGACGTGGTATGAACGTTTCCGTGTTCAGAATTATGGGAGTCAGAGCATTCCGCTTTCAATTACGATTGCATTGGATGCAGACTTCGCCGATCTTTTTGAAGCGAGAGGCCGAAAACGGGAGCGGCGTGGGGTGCGACTCAAGACGGTTCGCTCAAAGAACGGGCTCGTGTTTGGGTACAAGGGACTTGATGGGATTGTCCGTCGAACCTCCATTCAGTGCACTCCAACCCCGAAACGAGTGACATCAAACGGCTTCATCATCGAATCGTCCCTTCGTCCACATGCAGACCTGACCTGGGAGATTGCTATCTCCTGTGAAATCGGGAGGCCCCAGAACCGAAAAGGACTCACCTACGAGCGTGCGTACCATCACGCCAATCGTGCCCTCACGGATGCCATATCCAACAATGCCCATGTCTATACGGCGAATGAACAGTTCAATCATTGGCTGAACCGGTCTCTCGCGGACCTTCACATGCTGATCTCGGAGACCCCGGAAGGGCTCTATCCCTATGCAGGAGTTCCCTGGTTCAGCGTCCCATTCGGGAGGGACGGGATCATTACGGCGCTTCAGATGCTGTGGATGAACCCATTGCTTGCTCGTGGCGTGCTGGGGTTTCTGGCTTCTACCCAGGCGACAGAGGTTTGGCCGGAACGGGATGCGGAGGTCGGAAAGATTTTGCACGAGACTCGCCAAGGGGAAATGGCAACCCTGGGAGAAATCCCATTCGGAAAGTACTACGGAAGTGTGGACGCGACACCATTGTTTATCGTCTTGGCCGGCGCCTACTACGAGCGGACTGGAGATCGCCCGTTCTTGGAAAAGCTGTGGCCTCATATTCAGCTGGCGCTTCAGTGGATTGATCGGGATGGTGATCCCGGCGGTGTCGGGTTCACCACCTACGCAAGGCAATCGGCAAATGGTCTTGTGCATCAAGGTTGGAAGGACTCCCATGATGCAGTCTTCCACGCCGATGGAACGGCTGCAGAAGGTCCGATTGCATTGTGTGAAGTCCAGGCCTATGTCTATCGGGCCAAGCAAGCGGCGGCAGGACTGGCTCGCGCCTTCGGGAAACAGGATCAGGCCGAGCGTTTACTAAAGGAAGCCGCCTCACTTCAAGAGCGTTTCGAACGGGCGTTCTGGTCCGAGAAACTTGGTTCCTATGCCCTGGCTTTGGATGGGCGGGGGAGACCGTGTCTTGTACGGTCCTCCAATGCCGGTCATTGTCTCTACGGTGGGATTGCCGGGCGGAAACGTGCGTTGCGCACAGCGCGTACACTGCTGACCGATGAGATGTTCAGCGGGTGGGGGATTCGAACGTTGGCGACATCAGAGACGCAGTATAACCCGATGTCCTACCATAACGGCTCGGTGTGGCCGCACGATAACGCGCTGATTGCCGCGGGGATGGCGGCCTACGGATATAGGGAAGGAGCAACGAAGATTCTTACCGGACTCTTCGATGCCAGTCTCTTTCTTGATATCCATCGAATGCCGGAACTCTTTTGTGGCTTCCCTCGACGTCCGGGTGAAAGTCCCACGCGCTATCCGGTGGCCTGTTCGCCGCAAGCCTGGGCTGCCGGCGCCGGTTTTCAGGCCTTGCAGGCTTGTCTTGGGTTACAAATTGATGGCACTCGAGGGCTTGTGCAGTTTGTCTGTCCCACCCTTCCACCGTTTCTCGAACGGGTCGAGCTTCGGAATCTCACTGTCGGAGCCGCGCGCCTTGATCTTGTGCTCGATCGCCATGAGAACGAAGTGGCGTTACGAGTGGTCCGCCGAACCGGCGAGGTGGAGGTTCTGCTCACAGTATAG
- a CDS encoding MFS transporter, whose translation MQGSSSPVADAPSGMEHARQLSVGTRPLLLTWDFGLVWWGQLISQIGDGVCRLALLWFVYAVTGSPLKTSIIGLLQTIPPIILGPIIGVYVDRLPKKVLLITSDILRALLIGLIPCLIPVESFTVSVLYVLVFLHAVSTAVFGPALTAAIPTFVPKTQFTAANALLQGTTSLGIIFGPAISGIGIAAYGSQEVLCINAVTYLISAACLALVRFQPTVVTSPSPEARSTLLQDLVEGFRYGVVTKPALLLLTGTAALYTFGTSALTALFPVFARKLLGLGPVEVGYLWSTLGMGLLVTSIALLWVTDWMVKDRMRLIMAASVLSGLALSGLTWTIDPYVAGVFMGLIGCGMGVFTPIAWGIIQELAPSHMIGRVLGLYGTGAMTAAIGGISAFGWITEQHGPETGILGIGLVLMVTALVATRMSRASAEYEGNRS comes from the coding sequence ATGCAGGGTTCCTCAAGCCCCGTGGCAGATGCTCCGTCTGGAATGGAGCATGCCCGTCAGCTCTCAGTCGGCACTCGACCCCTCCTTCTGACTTGGGACTTCGGGTTGGTGTGGTGGGGGCAGCTCATTTCACAGATCGGTGACGGAGTCTGTCGCCTGGCGCTCTTGTGGTTTGTCTATGCAGTCACTGGGTCACCGCTCAAGACGTCCATCATTGGGCTGTTACAGACGATCCCTCCCATCATCCTCGGACCGATCATCGGCGTGTACGTCGACCGGCTCCCGAAGAAAGTCCTGCTGATCACGAGTGATATTCTCCGTGCGCTGTTAATCGGGTTGATTCCCTGCCTCATCCCTGTGGAATCCTTTACGGTCTCGGTATTATATGTGTTGGTATTTCTCCATGCGGTGTCTACGGCGGTCTTTGGCCCTGCTCTGACGGCTGCAATCCCCACATTTGTCCCCAAAACACAGTTCACCGCTGCCAATGCGCTTTTGCAGGGTACCACGAGCCTGGGAATCATCTTTGGCCCCGCAATCAGCGGCATCGGTATCGCTGCGTATGGATCGCAAGAGGTGCTCTGTATCAATGCCGTCACTTACTTGATTTCAGCGGCCTGTCTTGCATTGGTCCGTTTCCAACCCACAGTGGTAACGAGTCCCTCGCCTGAGGCACGGTCGACTCTGCTGCAAGATCTGGTCGAAGGATTTCGGTATGGCGTAGTCACTAAACCAGCATTGTTACTCTTGACCGGTACCGCTGCCTTGTATACGTTCGGCACCAGCGCGCTGACCGCACTGTTCCCGGTCTTTGCCAGAAAGCTGCTTGGGCTGGGACCGGTCGAGGTCGGGTACTTATGGTCCACGCTGGGTATGGGATTGCTTGTGACGTCGATCGCGCTCTTATGGGTGACCGATTGGATGGTCAAGGATCGTATGCGACTGATCATGGCCGCGAGTGTGTTGAGTGGTCTTGCCCTGAGCGGCTTGACCTGGACGATTGATCCGTATGTTGCCGGAGTTTTTATGGGACTGATCGGGTGTGGGATGGGAGTATTTACACCGATCGCCTGGGGGATCATTCAGGAACTGGCGCCGAGCCATATGATCGGACGGGTCTTAGGACTCTACGGGACAGGTGCCATGACCGCCGCCATCGGTGGGATATCGGCGTTTGGGTGGATCACGGAACAGCATGGTCCCGAAACCGGCATCCTCGGGATCGGGCTTGTCTTAATGGTCACGGCGTTGGTCGCCACACGGATGAGCCGAGCCAGTGCCGAGTATGAAGGGAACCGTTCATGA